One region of Drosophila teissieri strain GT53w chromosome 2L, Prin_Dtei_1.1, whole genome shotgun sequence genomic DNA includes:
- the LOC122611384 gene encoding dnaJ homolog shv gives MQLIKCLVIIQLSLLLVEESLAGRDFYKILNVKKSANTNEVKKAYRRLAKELHPDKNKDDPDASTKFQDLGAAYEVLSNPDKRKTYDRCGEECLKKEGMMDHGGDPFSSFFGDFGFNFGGDGQQQDAPRGADIVMDLYVSLEELYSGNFVEIVRNKPVTKPASGTRKCNCRQEMVTRNLGPGRFQMIQQTVCDECPNVKLVNEERTLEIEVEQGMVDGQETRFVAEGEPHIDGEPGDLIVRVQQMPHPRFLRKNDDLYTNVTISLQDALVGFSMEVKHLDGHLVPVTREKVTWPGARIRKKGEGMPNFENNNLTGNLYITFDVEFPKKDLTEEDKEALKKILDQSSINRIYNGL, from the exons ATGCAGCTTATCAAGTGCTTGGTTATTATTCAGCTATCCCTCTTGCTGGTGGAGGAGTCTCTTGCCGGCCGGGACTTCTACAAGATACTGAATGTCAAGAAAAGCGCCAACACGAACGAGGTGAAGAAGGCGTATCGCCGTTTGGCCAAGGAGCTGCATCCGGATAAGAACAAGGACGACCCGGATGCGTCCACGAAGTTCCAGGACCTCGGGGCGGCCTATGAAGTGCTCTCCAATCCGGACAAACGGAAGACCTACGACCGCTGCGGCGAGGAATGCCTCAAGAAGGAGGGCATGATGGACCACGGCGGTGATCCGTTCTCCAGCTTCTTTGGGGACTTCGGCTTTAACTTTGGTGGTGATGGCCAGCAGCAAGATGCTCCGCGAGGCGCCGATATCGTCATGGACCTGTACGTTTCCCTGGAGGAGCTCTACTCCGGAAACTTTGTGGAGATCGTGAGGAACAAGCCCGTTACCAAGCCCGCCTCAGGCACCAGGAAGTGCAACTGCCGTCAGGAGATGGTCACCCGGAACCTGGGACCCGGACGCTTCCAGATGATCCAACAGACGGTGTGCGACGAGTGTCCCAACGTGAAGCTTGTCAACGAGGAGCGCACGCTGGAAATCGAGGTGGAACAGGGCATGGTCGATGGCCAGGAGACGAGGTTCGTGGCCGAGGGAGAGCCACATATCGATGGGGAGCCCGGCGACCTCATTGTGCGCGTTCAACAGATGCCGCATCCGCGATTCCTGCGCAAGAACGATGATCTGTACACGAACGTGACCATCAGTCTGCAGGATGCCCTCGTCGGCTTCTCCATGGAGGTCAAGCACCTTGATGGACACCTGGTGCCCGTCACGAGGGAAAAGGTCACGTGGCCCGGAGCCAGAATCCGCAAGAAGGGCGAGGGCATGCCCAACTTCGAGAACAACAACCTCACCGGCAACCTGTACATCACCTTCGATGTGGAGTTCCCCAAGAAGGATCTTACGGAGGAGGACAAGGAAG CGCTCAAGAAAATACTCGACCAATCCTCCATCAATCGCATCTACAATGGACTGTGA